The following proteins come from a genomic window of Planctomycetota bacterium:
- a CDS encoding tetratricopeptide repeat protein — protein MSMDAKQRRRAGVVVAMVLLAGVIGGTWHYTRGPEHTQASPSITDPVVRDKLEEAHTAAQHYIVSNEHAKARKILEAVLADYPNDAPSHVLLAQVLIAEGKTQDAYDHVAEGLKYDEGNPEAHFLAGRLAQELDNLDKAKFHFTRASMLDPNQAKYPLYLGAVLLRQGDLDAAQLQLLRAQRIDTSLAVAYSMQAEIAARRGKIDMAIEEVNKAIDLSKDDAAKRLNYVLQKAQLLRRNNDPAAALSLLTSLDTADQQKGAVVEHIADCYQMMNQPAKAAAVWSELFALEPTNARAAGEAAWAYHRADDDRHARQYIDMALRIDPREAKANALRDALAKSN, from the coding sequence ATGAGCATGGATGCCAAACAACGTCGTCGGGCGGGGGTCGTGGTCGCCATGGTGCTGCTGGCGGGCGTGATCGGCGGGACGTGGCACTACACGCGCGGCCCCGAGCACACGCAGGCCTCGCCCTCCATCACCGACCCCGTCGTCCGCGACAAACTCGAAGAAGCCCACACCGCCGCGCAGCATTACATCGTCTCCAACGAGCACGCCAAGGCCCGGAAGATTCTCGAGGCGGTGCTCGCCGACTATCCCAATGATGCGCCCAGTCATGTGCTTCTGGCGCAGGTGCTCATCGCCGAGGGCAAGACGCAGGACGCGTACGACCATGTGGCCGAGGGCCTCAAGTACGATGAAGGCAATCCCGAGGCGCACTTCCTCGCCGGCCGGCTCGCGCAGGAATTGGACAACCTCGACAAGGCCAAGTTTCATTTCACCCGCGCCTCGATGCTCGATCCGAATCAGGCCAAGTACCCGCTCTATCTCGGCGCGGTGCTGCTGCGCCAAGGCGACCTCGACGCGGCGCAGCTTCAGCTTTTGCGGGCGCAGCGGATCGACACGTCATTAGCGGTGGCGTATTCCATGCAGGCGGAGATCGCGGCGCGGCGGGGCAAGATCGACATGGCTATCGAGGAGGTCAACAAGGCGATCGACCTGAGCAAGGATGATGCGGCCAAGCGCCTCAACTACGTGCTTCAGAAGGCGCAGCTTCTGCGTCGCAACAATGATCCGGCTGCGGCGCTGAGTCTGCTCACTTCGCTTGACACGGCGGATCAGCAGAAGGGCGCGGTCGTCGAGCACATCGCCGACTGCTACCAGATGATGAATCAGCCGGCGAAGGCGGCGGCGGTGTGGTCGGAATTGTTCGCGCTGGAGCCGACGAACGCCCGCGCCGCCGGGGAAGCGGCCTGGGCCTATCACCGGGCCGACGACGATCGTCACGCCCGCCAGTATATCGACATGGCGCTGCGCATCGATCCGCGCGAGGCGAAGGCCAATGCGCTGCGCGACGCGCTGGCCAAATCAAACTGA
- a CDS encoding N-(5'-phosphoribosyl)anthranilate isomerase yields MTGAPHIKICGLKTLDAAQTAAQFGADAIGFVFVAQSPRCISIAAAAAIAHMVRPRVQIVGVFQGATVPEIAEHARRVPLDRVQIHGKVDEAMIAALAPTPLVVAISFEPDTIEADLRLWNDVRSRHAHLVALLIDTPDPSRLGGGTGKTFDWPMLRAAMDRVPVTLPIYLAGGLNAVNVADAVRTVRPQGVDVSSGVESARGVKSNAKITAFCEAVRHMTSV; encoded by the coding sequence ATGACTGGCGCCCCGCACATCAAAATCTGCGGCCTCAAAACGCTCGACGCCGCGCAGACCGCCGCGCAGTTCGGCGCGGACGCCATCGGCTTCGTCTTCGTCGCCCAGTCGCCGCGCTGTATCAGCATCGCCGCCGCCGCGGCGATTGCACACATGGTGCGGCCCCGCGTGCAGATCGTCGGCGTCTTTCAGGGCGCGACCGTGCCGGAGATCGCCGAGCATGCGCGGCGCGTGCCGCTCGATCGCGTGCAGATCCACGGCAAGGTGGACGAAGCGATGATCGCCGCGCTGGCGCCGACGCCGCTCGTTGTGGCGATTTCGTTCGAGCCGGATACGATCGAGGCGGATCTGCGCTTGTGGAATGATGTGCGGAGCCGTCACGCCCACCTTGTCGCGCTGCTCATCGACACGCCCGACCCGTCGCGCCTCGGCGGTGGGACGGGCAAGACGTTCGATTGGCCGATGCTTCGGGCGGCGATGGATCGCGTGCCCGTGACGCTGCCGATCTACCTCGCGGGCGGACTCAACGCCGTAAACGTTGCCGACGCCGTGCGCACCGTGCGCCCCCAAGGCGTCGACGTCTCCAGCGGCGTCGAATCCGCGCGCGGCGTCAAAAGCAACGCCAAAATCACAGCGTTCTGCGAAGCGGTCCGGCACATGACTTCAGTTTGA
- a CDS encoding rhomboid family intramembrane serine protease, whose amino-acid sequence MFIIPIRSDRRLAHAVWVNHLLIFANIAFFIAQIVGQSRQVNPWFNSLILTPVQPHWYQFFTYQFLHQSWDHVILNMLFLYVFGDSLEDRLGPIGYMCFYLAGGVVAGVGHCAVGSTAPVLGASGAVSAVTGAYLVLFPFSYLTFTLFFLRQFEVASYVVVLFSFARDLFYQLAGQSGVAYMAHVSGNVFGFVIAMGLLVTRLVPREPYDLLTFVGRWRRRRQRRVLHDGSDAPAVSAGAELRNMTVQMKEQVAHVRSAVEQALRERDAVASVEAYEELLDLDPQQVLTRQEQLDVANDAMERGRYATAARAYELFLATFAGDPFADQVQLILGLIYAKYLDNPRRARPLLTAAAESLTDPRRRQQAREMLEQLE is encoded by the coding sequence ATGTTCATCATCCCCATCCGCTCCGATCGCCGTCTCGCCCACGCCGTCTGGGTCAATCACCTTCTCATCTTCGCCAACATCGCCTTCTTCATCGCCCAGATCGTCGGCCAGTCGCGACAGGTCAATCCCTGGTTCAACAGTCTGATCCTCACACCTGTCCAGCCCCACTGGTACCAGTTCTTCACCTATCAGTTCCTCCATCAAAGCTGGGACCATGTCATCCTCAACATGCTCTTCCTCTACGTCTTCGGCGACAGTCTCGAAGACCGGCTGGGCCCGATCGGGTACATGTGTTTTTATCTGGCCGGCGGCGTCGTGGCGGGCGTGGGACATTGCGCGGTCGGTTCGACGGCACCCGTGCTCGGCGCCAGCGGGGCGGTTTCGGCGGTGACAGGGGCGTACCTGGTGCTCTTCCCGTTTTCGTACCTGACCTTCACGCTCTTTTTCCTGAGGCAGTTTGAAGTCGCCAGCTACGTCGTCGTGCTCTTCTCGTTCGCCCGCGATCTGTTCTATCAGCTCGCGGGGCAGTCGGGCGTGGCGTACATGGCGCATGTGAGCGGCAACGTGTTCGGGTTCGTGATCGCGATGGGGCTGCTCGTCACGCGACTCGTTCCGCGCGAGCCGTACGATCTTCTGACGTTCGTCGGTCGCTGGCGTCGCCGGCGGCAGCGACGGGTGTTGCATGACGGATCGGATGCGCCGGCGGTGTCGGCGGGCGCGGAGCTGCGCAACATGACGGTGCAGATGAAGGAGCAGGTGGCGCACGTGCGGTCGGCGGTCGAGCAGGCGCTGCGCGAGCGCGATGCGGTCGCTTCCGTCGAGGCGTACGAGGAACTGCTTGATCTGGACCCGCAGCAGGTGCTCACGCGGCAGGAGCAGTTGGATGTGGCCAACGACGCCATGGAGCGCGGCCGCTACGCTACCGCCGCCCGCGCCTATGAGTTGTTTCTCGCCACCTTCGCCGGCGACCCCTTCGCCGATCAGGTCCAGCTCATTCTCGGCCTCATTTACGCCAAATACCTCGACAATCCCCGACGCGCCCGCCCGCTGCTCACCGCCGCCGCCGAGTCGCTCACCGATCCGCGCCGCCGCCAGCAGGCCCGCGAAATGCTCGAGCAACTCGAATAG
- a CDS encoding prepilin-type N-terminal cleavage/methylation domain-containing protein produces the protein MKRQGFTLIELLVVVAIIALLIGILLPSLSRAREVANRTVCSTNLSGIYKSMYTYSITDKNQRFPIYHSTGGTAAIKIQGFALVGAVNGRGIANPSDVTSTGASKALADSNATAALWSLVRNGSTASKQFVCPSDKGSEVDPLVGGTGTPFVFDSSKTIPLDQLYDFVSSKSLSYSMMNMYDLQTGGQWSADVKPDWVLMSDDNSNDGTSNTKPTGWTQNLHEAVKATASQSPEALASTENSLTHSEGEGQNFLFGDGHASFEQNPFIGPSNDNAYAVNSNAAAGGAETAKQVLAPGTAALSLGTAMVNTNNRKTDTLMVPIQIGGTISASGAKDISQGK, from the coding sequence TCTGCCGTCGCTGAGCCGCGCTCGTGAAGTCGCCAACCGCACCGTCTGCTCGACCAACCTGTCGGGTATCTACAAGTCGATGTACACGTACTCGATCACCGACAAGAATCAGCGCTTCCCGATCTATCACTCGACCGGCGGCACCGCTGCCATCAAGATTCAGGGCTTCGCCCTCGTCGGCGCGGTCAACGGCCGTGGCATCGCCAACCCCTCCGACGTGACCAGCACCGGTGCGTCCAAGGCCCTGGCGGACAGCAACGCGACGGCCGCTCTTTGGAGCCTCGTCCGCAATGGTTCGACCGCTTCCAAGCAGTTCGTGTGCCCCTCTGACAAGGGTTCGGAAGTCGATCCCCTCGTCGGCGGCACCGGCACCCCGTTCGTCTTCGACAGCAGCAAGACGATCCCGCTGGATCAGCTCTATGACTTCGTCTCGTCCAAGAGCTTGAGCTACTCGATGATGAACATGTACGACCTCCAGACCGGCGGTCAGTGGAGCGCCGACGTCAAGCCCGACTGGGTTCTGATGTCCGATGATAACTCCAACGACGGCACGTCCAACACCAAGCCCACCGGCTGGACGCAGAACCTGCACGAAGCCGTCAAGGCCACGGCCAGCCAGAGCCCCGAAGCCCTGGCTTCGACCGAAAACAGTCTGACCCACTCTGAAGGTGAAGGTCAGAACTTCCTGTTCGGCGACGGCCATGCCTCCTTCGAGCAGAACCCCTTCATCGGGCCCTCCAACGACAACGCCTACGCGGTCAACAGCAACGCTGCCGCCGGTGGCGCTGAAACCGCCAAGCAGGTCCTTGCCCCCGGCACGGCTGCTCTGTCGCTCGGTACGGCCATGGTGAACACCAACAACCGTAAGACGGACACCCTGATGGTCCCGATCCAGATCGGCGGCACCATCTCCGCTTCCGGCGCCAAGGACATCAGCCAGGGCAAGTAA